A genomic window from Aquabacterium sp. OR-4 includes:
- a CDS encoding zinc-dependent peptidase produces MLSLGALLLLGLVFSAALLLQPRWVARRQARLRAQPFPAAWRRILRRRVPAVARLPYPLRRRLEGHIQVFVAEKAFVGCQGQPVDDEVRVSIAAQACLLLLGEAQAPCFPTLQRVLVYPGAFVVDRVRAAPGGVVQDQRQVLAGESWQQGQVILSWADVRDGAALPDDGRNVVLHEFAHQIDQHHGSADGRPWRPGAAARRRWDAVMGGLFARLQVQPSALIGSYAASDMAELFAVLTELFFEQPQALADEAPAAYRELADLYQVDPRAWR; encoded by the coding sequence ATGCTCTCCCTCGGCGCCTTGCTGCTGCTGGGCCTGGTGTTCAGCGCCGCGCTGCTGCTGCAGCCGCGCTGGGTGGCGCGGCGCCAGGCGCGGCTGCGTGCGCAGCCGTTTCCGGCGGCCTGGCGGCGCATCCTGCGCCGGCGCGTGCCGGCGGTGGCGCGGCTGCCTTATCCGCTGCGGCGGCGGCTCGAAGGGCACATCCAGGTCTTCGTGGCCGAGAAGGCCTTCGTCGGCTGCCAGGGCCAGCCGGTGGACGACGAGGTGCGCGTGAGCATCGCCGCCCAGGCCTGCCTGCTGCTGCTGGGCGAGGCGCAGGCGCCGTGTTTTCCCACGCTGCAGCGGGTGCTGGTGTATCCCGGCGCGTTTGTGGTCGACCGGGTGCGCGCGGCGCCCGGCGGCGTGGTGCAGGACCAGCGCCAGGTGCTGGCCGGCGAAAGCTGGCAGCAGGGCCAGGTGATCCTGTCGTGGGCCGATGTGCGCGACGGCGCGGCCCTGCCCGACGACGGCCGCAACGTGGTGCTGCACGAGTTTGCGCACCAGATCGACCAGCACCACGGCAGCGCCGATGGCCGGCCCTGGCGCCCCGGTGCCGCGGCGCGCCGGCGCTGGGACGCGGTGATGGGCGGCCTGTTCGCACGGCTGCAGGTGCAGCCCTCGGCGCTGATCGGCAGCTACGCCGCCAGCGACATGGCCGAGCTGTTTGCGGTGCTCACCGAGCTGTTCTTCGAGCAGCCGCAGGCCCTGGCCGACGAGGCGCCCGCGGCCTACCGCGAGCTGGCCGACCTGTACCAGGTTGACCCACGCGCCTGGCGCTGA
- a CDS encoding M16 family metallopeptidase, whose amino-acid sequence MTGHPWMNQRRALLRATLGLGPGLMEAGALWLPLAGQAATPGIDAPPEPLPPRPVQVPPLQQAQLANGLSVISAPLPGLPLVSAMLLLRVGAEADAPGQPGVAAMTATLLAKGTRRGGRPVSATVLAQQAESLGSALDAASGWRSSSLAMTVTRPKLEAALALMADVMRQPLLAADELERARAQALDGLRVSFKDPAALSGLLLRRAWWGESPYGAVAAPAALQKLTVAALRDFHARWYRPEQAALVLAGDITADEAQALAQRLLGDWRGAAPALAPPAAASAPAPLAAPLVLLDMPGAGQSGVAVAAPFVASGDAQRRVAQVAGAVLGGGYSARLNQEVRIKRGLSYGAFADSESQPPGGMLAARTQTDHKTAAEALALLRGEITRLAAEPPTPAELAARQATLVGSFARRLDTTGGLAALAASQWSQGRPLADLQRTVPEILAVTSEQVAAFARSHWTPERLRAVVVGDLAAAGAGLAPAAEPRALRLTMATLDLMRPGLVAARPGSAAGGG is encoded by the coding sequence GTGACCGGCCACCCCTGGATGAACCAGCGCCGCGCGCTGCTGCGCGCCACACTGGGCCTGGGCCCCGGGCTGATGGAGGCCGGCGCGCTGTGGCTGCCGCTGGCCGGCCAGGCCGCCACGCCGGGCATCGACGCCCCGCCCGAGCCACTGCCGCCGCGCCCGGTGCAGGTGCCGCCGCTGCAGCAGGCGCAGCTGGCCAATGGCCTGAGCGTGATCAGCGCACCGCTGCCCGGGCTGCCGCTGGTCAGCGCCATGCTGCTGCTGCGCGTGGGCGCCGAGGCCGACGCGCCCGGCCAGCCCGGCGTGGCCGCCATGACCGCCACGCTTCTGGCCAAGGGCACGCGCCGCGGCGGCCGGCCGGTATCGGCCACGGTGCTGGCCCAGCAGGCCGAATCGCTGGGCAGCGCGCTCGATGCCGCCAGCGGCTGGCGCAGCAGCAGCCTGGCGATGACCGTCACCCGGCCCAAGCTCGAGGCCGCGCTGGCGCTGATGGCCGACGTGATGCGCCAGCCGCTGCTGGCCGCCGACGAGCTGGAGCGTGCGCGCGCCCAGGCGCTGGACGGCCTGCGCGTCAGCTTCAAGGACCCCGCGGCGCTGTCGGGCCTGCTGCTGCGCCGCGCCTGGTGGGGTGAGTCGCCCTATGGCGCCGTGGCCGCGCCGGCAGCACTGCAAAAGCTCACGGTGGCGGCGCTGCGCGACTTTCATGCGCGCTGGTACCGGCCCGAGCAGGCCGCACTGGTGCTGGCCGGCGACATCACGGCCGACGAGGCCCAGGCCCTGGCGCAGCGCCTGCTGGGCGACTGGCGCGGCGCGGCGCCGGCCCTGGCGCCGCCGGCCGCGGCCAGCGCACCGGCACCGCTGGCGGCGCCGCTGGTGCTGCTGGACATGCCCGGCGCCGGCCAGAGCGGCGTGGCCGTGGCCGCGCCCTTTGTGGCCAGCGGCGACGCGCAGCGCCGCGTGGCCCAGGTGGCCGGCGCGGTACTGGGCGGCGGCTACTCGGCGCGGCTGAACCAGGAGGTGCGCATCAAGCGCGGCCTGAGCTACGGCGCCTTTGCCGACAGCGAGAGCCAGCCGCCCGGCGGCATGCTGGCCGCGCGCACGCAGACCGACCACAAGACCGCCGCCGAAGCCCTGGCCCTGCTGCGCGGCGAGATCACCCGCCTGGCCGCCGAGCCGCCCACGCCGGCGGAGCTGGCCGCGCGCCAGGCCACGCTGGTGGGCAGCTTTGCGCGCCGGCTCGACACCACCGGCGGCCTGGCCGCGCTGGCCGCCAGCCAGTGGAGCCAGGGCCGGCCGCTGGCCGACCTGCAGCGCACCGTGCCCGAGATCCTGGCCGTCACGTCCGAGCAGGTGGCGGCCTTTGCGCGCAGCCACTGGACGCCCGAGCGCCTGCGCGCCGTGGTGGTGGGCGATCTGGCCGCCGCCGGGGCCGGGCTGGCGCCGGCCGCCGAGCCCCGGGCCCTGCGCCTGACGATGGCCACGCTCGACCTGATGCGCCCGGGGCTGGTGGCCGCCAGGCCGGGCTCAGCGGCCGGCGGGGGTTGA
- the glpK gene encoding glycerol kinase GlpK: MTKTHILALDQGTSSSRSIVFDGQGRIVAMAQREFRQIYPQPGWVEHDPEEIWQTQLDTAREALAKAGISAAEIAAIGITNQRETTVVWNRRTGQAIHNAIVWQDRRGEPLCAQLREHGHAEAIRASTGLVVDAYFSASKIRWILDHVSGAHIAAAQGELAFGTVDSWLLWKLTGGHVHATDVSNAARTMLFDVRHNTWDHELLKLLHVPDSLLPQVFASSHVYGESVATLLGAPIPIAGMAGDQQSALFGQACFSAGLAKNTYGTGCFMLMHTGPKFQLSANGLITTSAAQDNATPQFALEGSVFIGGAVVQWLRDGLKAIQGSGEVQALAESVPDAGGVMFVPAFTGLGAPYWDANCRGAIVGLTRGSTVAHIARAALESIAFQSAALLQAMSKDAVAAGGAAVSELRVDGGACVNDLLMQFQADLLGIPVVRPQVIETTALGAAYLAGLATGVWRGTDELAALWQAERRFHPTLSRERAAERMAGWERAVRQTTAG; encoded by the coding sequence ATGACCAAGACCCACATCCTCGCCCTCGACCAGGGCACCAGCAGCTCGCGCAGCATCGTGTTTGACGGCCAGGGCCGCATCGTGGCCATGGCCCAGCGCGAGTTCCGCCAGATCTACCCGCAGCCCGGCTGGGTGGAGCACGACCCCGAGGAGATCTGGCAGACCCAGCTCGACACCGCGCGCGAGGCGCTGGCCAAGGCCGGCATCAGCGCCGCCGAGATCGCCGCCATCGGCATCACCAACCAGCGCGAGACCACCGTGGTGTGGAACCGCCGCACCGGCCAGGCCATCCACAACGCCATCGTCTGGCAAGACCGGCGCGGCGAGCCGCTGTGCGCGCAGCTGCGCGAGCACGGTCATGCTGAAGCCATCCGCGCCAGCACCGGCCTGGTGGTGGACGCGTACTTCTCGGCCAGCAAGATCCGCTGGATCCTCGACCACGTGAGCGGCGCGCACATCGCCGCCGCGCAGGGCGAGCTGGCCTTCGGCACGGTGGACAGCTGGCTGCTGTGGAAGCTGACCGGCGGCCATGTGCACGCCACCGATGTGAGCAACGCCGCGCGCACCATGCTGTTCGACGTGCGCCACAACACCTGGGACCACGAGCTGCTGAAGCTGCTGCACGTGCCCGACAGCCTGCTGCCGCAGGTGTTTGCGTCGTCGCACGTGTACGGCGAAAGCGTGGCCACGCTGCTGGGCGCGCCGATCCCGATCGCCGGCATGGCCGGCGACCAGCAAAGCGCGCTGTTCGGCCAGGCCTGTTTCTCGGCCGGCCTGGCCAAGAACACCTACGGCACCGGCTGCTTCATGCTGATGCACACCGGGCCGAAGTTCCAGCTCTCGGCCAACGGACTGATCACCACCAGTGCCGCCCAAGACAATGCCACGCCCCAATTCGCGCTGGAAGGCAGCGTGTTCATCGGCGGCGCGGTGGTGCAGTGGCTGCGCGACGGGCTCAAGGCCATCCAGGGCAGTGGCGAGGTGCAGGCCCTGGCTGAAAGCGTGCCCGATGCCGGCGGCGTGATGTTCGTGCCCGCCTTCACCGGCCTGGGCGCGCCCTACTGGGACGCCAACTGCCGTGGCGCCATCGTGGGCCTGACCCGCGGCAGCACGGTGGCGCACATCGCCCGCGCGGCGCTGGAGAGCATTGCCTTCCAGAGCGCCGCGCTGCTGCAGGCGATGTCGAAAGACGCGGTGGCGGCCGGTGGCGCCGCGGTGAGCGAGCTGCGGGTGGACGGTGGCGCCTGCGTCAACGACCTGCTGATGCAGTTTCAGGCCGACCTGCTGGGCATCCCCGTGGTGCGGCCCCAGGTCATCGAGACCACCGCGCTGGGCGCCGCGTACCTGGCGGGTTTGGCCACCGGCGTGTGGCGCGGCACCGACGAGCTGGCCGCGCTGTGGCAGGCCGAGCGCCGCTTTCATCCCACGCTGTCGCGGGAGCGGGCGGCCGAGCGCATGGCGGGGTGGGAGCGGGCGGTGCGGCAGACCACCGCGGGGTGA
- the glpD gene encoding glycerol-3-phosphate dehydrogenase, protein MTEPQAGAAAPVSTAAALPTSCDVLVVGGGINGAGIARDLAGRGLKVLLAERDDLARHTSSSSTKLIHGGLRYLEYYEFNLVRKALAERELLLKSAPHIMWPLRFVMPHDPSMRPVWMIRAGLFLYDHLARREWLPGSSTVNLRQHPTGTPLKPGFQRGFVYSDGWVDDARLVVLNALDAQARGATVLTRCTVLAAQRQGSGWQATLQPEGAAPQQVQARALVNAAGPWAGEFLRDRARQASARSLRLVKGSHIVVPKMFEHDHAYIFQNPDRRIIFAIPYEGAFTLIGTTDVEIQGDPGSAQIDGDETAYLCEQASRYFAKPVRPADVVWSYAGVRPLLDDDSGDAAAVTRDYLLEFDGEAAGGSAPLLTVWGGKITTFRKLAEEAADELVRRLGGPAGSQRAWTRQALLPGGDLSAWIGAAQRPDADIARFIAALAQRHPQLPAAVRARWARAYGSRVSLLLADGAAPGAEVAPGLFECELRYLHAHEWARCADDVLWRRSKLGLHLSAPQREAVAQWWALNHPSTPTQPAPAPRQETSWN, encoded by the coding sequence TTGACCGAGCCCCAGGCCGGCGCCGCCGCGCCGGTGTCGACTGCTGCCGCGCTGCCCACGTCGTGTGACGTGCTGGTGGTGGGCGGCGGCATCAATGGCGCCGGCATCGCACGCGATCTCGCCGGCCGCGGCCTGAAGGTGCTGCTGGCCGAGCGCGACGATCTGGCGCGCCACACCTCGTCGTCGAGCACCAAGCTGATCCACGGCGGTCTGCGCTACCTCGAGTACTACGAGTTCAACCTGGTGCGCAAGGCGCTGGCCGAGCGCGAGCTGCTGCTCAAGAGCGCGCCGCACATCATGTGGCCGCTGCGCTTCGTGATGCCGCACGACCCCTCGATGCGGCCGGTGTGGATGATCCGCGCCGGCCTGTTTCTCTACGACCACCTGGCCCGCCGCGAATGGTTGCCCGGCAGCAGCACGGTGAACCTGCGCCAGCACCCGACCGGTACGCCGCTGAAGCCCGGCTTCCAGCGCGGCTTCGTCTACAGCGACGGCTGGGTCGACGATGCCCGCCTGGTGGTGCTGAACGCGCTCGATGCCCAGGCCCGCGGCGCCACGGTGCTGACCCGCTGCACGGTGCTGGCGGCCCAGCGCCAGGGCAGCGGCTGGCAGGCCACGCTGCAGCCCGAGGGCGCTGCGCCGCAGCAGGTGCAGGCGCGTGCGCTGGTCAATGCCGCCGGGCCCTGGGCCGGCGAGTTTCTGCGTGACCGCGCGCGCCAGGCCAGCGCGCGCTCGCTGCGCCTGGTCAAGGGCAGCCACATCGTGGTGCCGAAGATGTTCGAGCACGACCATGCCTACATCTTCCAGAACCCCGACCGGCGCATCATCTTCGCCATTCCCTACGAGGGCGCGTTCACGCTGATCGGCACCACCGATGTCGAGATCCAGGGCGACCCCGGCAGCGCGCAGATCGATGGCGACGAGACCGCCTACCTGTGCGAGCAGGCCAGCCGCTACTTCGCCAAGCCCGTGCGCCCGGCCGATGTGGTGTGGAGCTATGCCGGCGTGCGCCCGCTGCTCGACGACGACTCGGGCGATGCCGCGGCCGTCACGCGCGACTACCTGCTGGAATTTGACGGCGAGGCCGCGGGTGGCAGCGCGCCGCTGCTCACCGTGTGGGGCGGCAAGATCACCACCTTCCGCAAGCTGGCCGAAGAAGCCGCCGACGAGCTGGTGCGCCGCCTGGGCGGCCCCGCCGGCAGCCAGCGTGCCTGGACCCGCCAGGCCCTGCTGCCCGGCGGCGACCTGAGCGCCTGGATCGGCGCCGCGCAGCGCCCCGATGCCGACATCGCCCGCTTCATCGCCGCGCTGGCGCAGCGCCACCCGCAGCTGCCGGCCGCGGTGCGTGCACGTTGGGCACGCGCCTATGGCAGCCGCGTGAGCCTGCTGCTGGCCGATGGCGCTGCGCCGGGCGCCGAGGTGGCGCCCGGCCTCTTCGAATGCGAGCTGCGCTACCTGCACGCGCACGAGTGGGCGCGCTGCGCCGACGACGTGCTGTGGCGCCGCAGCAAGCTCGGGTTGCACCTGAGTGCGCCGCAGCGTGAGGCGGTGGCGCAATGGTGGGCGCTGAACCACCCGTCAACCCCAACCCAACCCGCACCGGCCCCGCGCCAGGAGACTTCGTGGAATTGA
- a CDS encoding multicopper oxidase family protein, with amino-acid sequence MVSRRLFLGRSGGAATALAASTLAVPRSALAALPEAHQQASAATQPPLRPHDGRPYNPVVTLNGWTLPWRMNQGVKEFHLVAEPVRREMTPGFTARLWGYNGQSPGPTIEVVEGDRVRLFVTNRLPEPTAVHWHGQRLPNGMDGVAGLTQPVIPPGKTFVYEFVAQRPGTFMYHPHADEMVQMAMGLQGLWITHPKGRHPLIEPVDRDFCFLLNAFDIEPGSATPKVMTMLDFNLWAWNSRIFPGIDSLNVRLGDRVRLRIGNLTMTNHPIHLHGHEFMVTGTDGGPVPRSARWPEVTTDIGVGQMRQIEFIADAEGDWALHCHKSHHTMNAMGHNVPTMIGVPQRDLAERLGKLIPDYMAMGEHGMHEMAEMEMPLPENTAPMMTGQGPFGPLAMGGMFSVLKVRRGQKPGDYSDPGWYEAPAGTRPYEWTGALPAAASAAVAVPAGGVAAGAAGAEVQVRKPAGGHHQH; translated from the coding sequence ATGGTTTCCCGACGCCTGTTTCTCGGCCGCAGCGGCGGCGCCGCCACTGCGCTGGCCGCCAGCACCCTGGCCGTGCCCCGCAGCGCGCTGGCCGCGCTGCCCGAGGCCCATCAACAAGCCAGCGCGGCCACCCAGCCGCCGCTGCGCCCGCACGACGGCCGCCCCTACAACCCGGTGGTCACGCTCAACGGCTGGACCCTGCCCTGGCGCATGAACCAGGGCGTCAAGGAGTTCCATCTGGTGGCCGAACCCGTGCGCCGCGAGATGACGCCCGGCTTCACCGCCCGGCTGTGGGGTTACAACGGCCAGAGCCCCGGCCCGACCATCGAGGTGGTGGAGGGCGACCGCGTGCGCCTGTTCGTCACCAACCGCCTGCCCGAGCCCACGGCCGTGCACTGGCATGGCCAGCGCCTGCCCAACGGCATGGACGGCGTGGCCGGGCTCACCCAGCCGGTGATCCCGCCGGGCAAGACCTTCGTCTACGAGTTCGTCGCGCAGCGGCCGGGCACCTTCATGTACCACCCGCATGCCGACGAGATGGTGCAGATGGCCATGGGCCTGCAGGGCCTGTGGATCACCCACCCGAAGGGCCGGCATCCGCTGATCGAGCCGGTCGACCGCGACTTCTGCTTTCTGCTCAACGCCTTCGACATCGAGCCCGGCAGCGCCACGCCCAAGGTGATGACCATGCTCGACTTCAACCTGTGGGCCTGGAACAGCCGCATCTTTCCCGGCATCGACAGCCTGAACGTGCGCCTGGGCGACCGCGTGCGCCTGCGCATCGGCAACCTGACCATGACCAACCACCCGATCCACCTGCACGGCCACGAGTTCATGGTGACCGGCACCGACGGCGGCCCGGTGCCACGCAGCGCGCGCTGGCCCGAGGTGACCACCGACATCGGCGTGGGCCAGATGCGGCAGATCGAGTTCATCGCCGACGCCGAGGGCGACTGGGCGCTGCACTGCCACAAGAGCCACCACACCATGAACGCCATGGGCCACAACGTGCCCACGATGATCGGCGTGCCGCAGCGCGACCTGGCCGAGCGCCTGGGCAAGCTGATCCCCGACTACATGGCCATGGGCGAGCACGGCATGCACGAGATGGCCGAGATGGAGATGCCGCTGCCCGAGAACACCGCACCGATGATGACCGGCCAGGGGCCGTTCGGGCCGCTGGCGATGGGCGGCATGTTCAGCGTGCTGAAGGTGCGGCGGGGGCAGAAACCAGGCGACTACAGCGATCCCGGCTGGTACGAGGCGCCGGCCGGCACGCGGCCATACGAATGGACCGGTGCGCTGCCGGCGGCGGCTTCGGCGGCGGTTGCGGTGCCCGCTGGCGGGGTGGCTGCCGGGGCGGCGGGGGCCGAGGTTCAGGTGCGCAAGCCGGCTGGGGGGCATCACCAGCACTGA
- a CDS encoding DUF2242 domain-containing protein, with protein MRQPPRPCRRHRLCQGLRCLALLATAATLAACSTPALLGGAPPLPSFASERFDRSAPFARRFAGQPEALCEAARRALLSQGYMITGHERLGLSGRKFFQPQRDAHVQLAISVSCADEVADAQRGTVYVTAWQDQFVIKRNPSHASVGVSAFGSISLPLSASEDSLVKVGIETISDAAFYERFYGLLGAVLAAGVTAPAATATPSTAPAATATPSAAAAPPSTPAGR; from the coding sequence ATGCGCCAACCTCCACGCCCGTGCCGTCGCCACCGCCTTTGCCAAGGCCTTCGCTGCCTTGCCCTGCTGGCCACGGCCGCCACGCTGGCGGCCTGCAGCACGCCGGCCCTGCTGGGCGGTGCGCCGCCCCTGCCCAGCTTTGCCAGCGAGCGCTTCGACCGCAGCGCGCCCTTCGCGCGGCGCTTTGCCGGCCAGCCCGAGGCCTTGTGCGAGGCCGCGCGCCGCGCGCTGCTGAGCCAGGGCTACATGATCACCGGCCATGAGCGCCTGGGCCTGAGCGGGCGCAAGTTCTTCCAGCCGCAGCGCGACGCGCATGTGCAGCTGGCCATCAGCGTGTCCTGCGCCGACGAGGTGGCCGATGCCCAGCGCGGCACCGTGTACGTGACCGCCTGGCAGGACCAGTTCGTCATCAAGCGCAACCCCAGCCATGCCAGCGTGGGCGTGAGCGCCTTCGGCTCGATCTCGCTGCCGCTGAGCGCCAGCGAAGACTCGCTGGTCAAGGTGGGCATCGAGACGATCAGCGATGCGGCGTTCTACGAGCGCTTCTACGGGCTGCTGGGCGCGGTGCTGGCGGCGGGCGTCACCGCACCGGCGGCCACCGCAACACCCTCCACCGCACCGGCAGCCACCGCAACACCTTCCGCCGCCGCGGCGCCGCCCTCAACCCCCGCCGGCCGCTGA
- a CDS encoding tyrosine-protein phosphatase: protein MRDTPDEHPRLEGASNFRDLGGYAGQDGRPLRHRQLYRSDHLAGLSLADREALAALGLGRALDFRGVAERAAAAYDLPGLTQHALSIEPTVVQQMQALVASGQALDVPTVTALMQDLYRRLVNDQSHRFAELFAHLLDETDTRPLVFHCTAGKDRTGLAAALILLALGVSRERVLHDYLLTNERYRFVPGEHPEIPRDSLMVLWRVQQSFLEVALQTIDADHGGLARYQAERLGLTPAALRTLAARYLEPA from the coding sequence ATGCGCGACACCCCCGACGAACACCCGCGGCTCGAAGGAGCCAGCAATTTCCGCGACCTGGGCGGCTATGCCGGCCAGGACGGCCGGCCACTGCGGCACCGGCAGCTCTACCGCTCCGACCACCTGGCCGGGCTGAGCCTGGCCGACCGCGAGGCCCTTGCCGCACTGGGCCTGGGCCGCGCGCTCGATTTTCGCGGCGTGGCCGAGCGCGCTGCCGCGGCCTACGATCTGCCGGGCCTGACCCAGCATGCGCTGAGCATCGAGCCCACCGTGGTGCAGCAGATGCAGGCGCTGGTGGCCTCGGGCCAGGCGCTCGATGTGCCGACCGTCACCGCGCTGATGCAAGACCTTTACCGCCGCCTGGTGAACGACCAGTCGCACCGCTTTGCCGAGCTGTTTGCTCACCTGCTCGACGAGACCGACACCCGGCCGCTGGTGTTTCACTGCACCGCCGGCAAAGACCGCACCGGCCTGGCCGCGGCGCTGATCCTGCTGGCCCTGGGCGTGTCGCGCGAGCGCGTGCTGCACGACTACCTGCTGACCAACGAGCGCTACCGCTTCGTGCCGGGCGAGCACCCCGAGATCCCGCGCGACTCGCTGATGGTGCTGTGGCGCGTGCAGCAGAGTTTTCTGGAGGTCGCGCTGCAGACCATCGATGCCGACCACGGCGGCCTCGCGCGCTACCAGGCCGAGCGCCTGGGCCTCACGCCGGCGGCGCTGCGCACGCTGGCGGCGCGCTACCTCGAGCCGGCCTGA
- a CDS encoding TolC family protein, which yields MRRSPSISRPGPWATLGCLAAIGLLSGCATLAPDAGLGPVADTVRRHTGAELPALAPAAIAPDGEAAAIAERAQALLARPLTAEAAVQLALVQHRGLRARLHDLAIADARAVQATRLPNPGVSFARLLRGDEREYERGLHVDLARWLAQPWLREAGRRQQAQLQAQVAADLLAHAADTRRAWVRAVAAQEQLLYARQVLDAADAGAELARRMQQAGNWSALQRAREQAFHADAQLGLARATQQRDASRERLLRLLALDAAQRQQLQLPERLPPLPAQARALPDLARAALDERLDLQAARAEAEALSGTLGLAQATRWLNVLELGVVHNGSNEAPTQRGFELSLELPIFDSGDARLAAAEHRQRQAVLRVAAVAQDARSELHEAWGHYRSAWDIARHHRDALVPLKARIGQEMLLRYNGMLVGVFELLADARAQIAGVSAALEAQRDFWLADIELDAARVGRPMLASATGASAAAAVPAATPDAAGH from the coding sequence ATGCGTCGATCCCCTTCCATCTCCCGTCCGGGCCCCTGGGCCACCCTGGGCTGCCTGGCTGCCATCGGCCTGCTCAGCGGCTGCGCCACGCTGGCCCCCGATGCCGGCCTGGGCCCGGTGGCCGACACCGTGCGCCGCCACACCGGCGCCGAGCTGCCGGCCCTGGCGCCAGCGGCCATAGCGCCCGACGGCGAGGCGGCGGCCATCGCCGAGCGTGCCCAGGCCTTGCTGGCCCGGCCGCTGACGGCCGAGGCCGCGGTGCAGCTGGCGCTGGTTCAGCACCGCGGCCTGCGCGCCCGCCTGCACGACCTGGCCATTGCCGATGCCCGGGCGGTGCAGGCCACGCGTCTGCCCAACCCCGGCGTCAGCTTTGCGCGCCTGCTGCGTGGCGACGAGCGTGAGTACGAGCGCGGCCTGCATGTGGATCTGGCGCGCTGGCTGGCCCAGCCCTGGCTGCGCGAGGCCGGCCGCCGCCAGCAGGCCCAGCTGCAGGCCCAGGTGGCGGCCGATCTGCTGGCCCATGCCGCCGACACCCGCCGCGCCTGGGTGCGCGCGGTGGCCGCCCAGGAGCAGCTGCTGTACGCCCGCCAAGTGCTCGATGCCGCCGATGCCGGCGCCGAACTGGCGCGGCGCATGCAGCAGGCCGGCAACTGGTCGGCCCTGCAGCGTGCGCGCGAGCAGGCCTTTCATGCCGATGCGCAACTGGGCCTGGCCCGCGCCACGCAGCAGCGCGACGCCAGCCGCGAGCGCCTGCTGCGCCTGCTGGCGCTGGACGCCGCGCAGCGCCAGCAGCTGCAACTGCCCGAGCGCCTGCCGCCGCTGCCGGCCCAGGCGCGCGCGCTGCCCGACCTGGCCCGCGCCGCGCTGGACGAGCGCCTGGACCTGCAGGCCGCGCGCGCCGAGGCCGAGGCCTTGTCGGGCACCCTGGGTCTGGCCCAAGCCACGCGCTGGCTCAACGTGCTCGAGCTGGGCGTGGTGCACAACGGCAGCAACGAGGCGCCGACGCAGCGCGGCTTCGAACTGAGCCTGGAGCTGCCGATCTTTGACAGCGGCGACGCGCGCCTGGCCGCCGCCGAGCACCGCCAGCGCCAGGCCGTGCTGCGCGTGGCCGCCGTGGCGCAGGATGCGCGCAGCGAGCTGCACGAGGCCTGGGGCCACTACCGCAGCGCCTGGGACATCGCCCGCCACCACCGCGACGCCCTGGTGCCGCTGAAGGCGCGCATCGGCCAGGAGATGCTGCTGCGCTACAACGGCATGCTGGTCGGCGTGTTCGAGCTGCTGGCCGATGCGCGTGCGCAGATCGCCGGCGTGAGCGCCGCCCTCGAAGCCCAGCGCGATTTCTGGCTGGCCGACATCGAGCTGGACGCAGCCCGCGTGGGCCGGCCCATGCTGGCCTCGGCAACGGGCGCCAGCGCGGCCGCTGCCGTGCCCGCTGCCACGCCCGACGCGGCGGGCCATTGA
- a CDS encoding DeoR/GlpR family DNA-binding transcription regulator, whose amino-acid sequence MPANPRHDAMLAAVRELGTASVEALAERFGVTLQTVRRDVKLLADAGLVARFHGGVRLPSSTTENIAYRQRQALHDAAKQRIARAVAREVPDGCSLILNIGTTTEAIARELAGRRGLRVITNNLNVAAILSDSPDCEVIVAGGVVRHRDRGIVGEATVEFINQFRVDIGLIGISGIEADGTLRDYDYREVKVAQAIIRASRQVWLAADHSKFNRPAMVEVGRLDQVDQLFTDAPPPPPFEALLAEAGVQCTVAGVN is encoded by the coding sequence CTGCCCGCCAACCCCCGCCACGACGCCATGCTGGCCGCCGTGCGCGAGCTCGGCACCGCCAGCGTGGAGGCCCTGGCCGAGCGCTTCGGCGTGACGCTGCAGACCGTGCGCCGCGACGTCAAGCTGCTGGCCGATGCCGGCCTGGTGGCGCGCTTCCACGGCGGCGTGCGCCTGCCCAGCAGCACCACCGAGAACATCGCCTACCGCCAGCGCCAGGCCCTGCACGATGCGGCCAAGCAGCGCATCGCCCGCGCCGTGGCGCGCGAGGTGCCCGACGGCTGCAGCCTGATCCTCAACATCGGCACCACCACCGAGGCCATTGCGCGCGAGCTGGCCGGCCGCCGCGGCCTGCGCGTGATCACCAACAACCTCAACGTGGCCGCCATCCTGAGCGACAGCCCCGACTGCGAGGTGATCGTGGCCGGCGGCGTGGTGCGACACCGCGACCGCGGCATCGTCGGCGAGGCCACGGTCGAGTTCATCAACCAGTTTCGCGTCGACATCGGCCTGATCGGCATCTCGGGCATCGAGGCCGACGGCACGCTGCGCGACTACGACTACCGCGAGGTGAAGGTGGCGCAGGCCATCATCCGCGCCAGCCGCCAGGTGTGGCTGGCCGCCGACCACAGCAAGTTCAATCGCCCGGCGATGGTGGAGGTGGGCCGGCTCGACCAGGTCGACCAGCTGTTCACCGACGCCCCGCCGCCGCCGCCCTTCGAGGCCCTGCTGGCCGAGGCCGGCGTGCAGTGCACGGTCGCGGGAGTCAACTGA